GATCGAGGTGTGCCGCCGGCTGCGGGCCGTGCAGGAGACCCGCAACGTGCCGATCATCATGCTCACCGCGCGCGGCGAGGAATCCGATCGAGTGCGCGGCCTCGAGACCGGCGCCGACGATTATGTGACCAAGCCGTTCAGCCCGCGCGAGTTGGTCGCGCGCGTGCGCGCCGTGATGCGCCGGGCGCGCCCCGCCTTGGTCGGCGAGATGCTCCATTTCGCCGACGTCGAGATGGACGTGACCAGCCACAAGGTGAAAAGGCGCGGCACGACGGTAAGCCTCGGCCCGACCGAATTCCGGCTGCTGCGCTATTTCATGGAAAATCCGCGCCGCGTCTTCTCCCGCCAGCGGCTGCTGAGCGCGGTCTGGGGCCACGATCCCGACATCGATTCGCGCACCGTCGACGTCCATATCCGGCGTCTGCGCCGCGCCCTTAACGCGGACGGCCGGCCGGATCTGCTGCGCACCGTCCGCTCGGCCGGCTACGCACTCGACCAGTTCGACTAGGCTCAGAGCGCGCCCGCGGCCTCCAGCACATAGCCGGTGGCGGTCAGCCGGAAGCCCGCGGCGAGCAACGCGTCGCGCATGCCGTCGTCGGCCGGTCGGATCGCCAGCGCGACCTCGTAGCGGCCGTCGTCGAACAGGCGCAGGTTGAGCGATTCCATCCCGCTCTGGCTGGCCAGCGGCAGCAGCAATGCGCCTTGGTCGCAGCGGGCATTGCCGCTGAGCGCGGAGGGCAAGGGCAGGCCGCCCGCCTCGCCCGCGACGTCGGCCTTCACCCGGCCCTCGGCGCTGCTGCACATGCCGTCGGTGAAGTGGGCGCTGACGTCCTCGAAGGCGAGCTTGCCGATCGGCAGGGGCGCCAGCGCGCCGCCGATCGCGAGCGGCCCGGTCATGTCGTCGATCAAGAACCGATTGCGCGACAGCGTGACCGACGCCTGGAACGGCTCCGTGTCGTCGTCGCGGACCAGATCGACGCGCGCGCGTCCGACGAACAAGGGCAAGGTCCGCAGGCTCGCGCGCAGGTCGCCCAATGCCACCGAGCCGAACTGCGCTTCGCTGAGCGCGCCTAGCCACAAACTCCCCTTCGCCTCGCGCGCGGCGAAACCGCGTTCGTCGAGCGCCAGCCAGTCGAGCGCCAACCGCAGCGGCAACAGCGCCACGATCGCGAACAGGAAAGCCGACACAAGAAAGAGCGTGCGGCCCAGCGGCAATCGGATACGCATTACAGGGCCCTCGCTCGGAACGTGGCCTCGATGGCGAGGGTCTGGTCGCTGTTCGCGGTCGCCTTCAGCCGCTCCACCAGCAGCCCTTCCTGATTCTCCATCCGGTCCACCCACTGGAAGAAGGCCTGCGGTCGCGCCGCCTCGATCGCGATCGTCGCCCGGGCCGAGCCCGCACTGTCCACGCGCGCAACCTTGAACCCGGTCTCGTTCGCGGTCCGCATCAGCAGCGCATCGACCGGACCCGATGCGCGGGGTGCCACCTCACCCTGCAATTGGGTCACCAGCTTGGCCTGCGCGCGCGCCTGGGCCAGCGCCACCACCGCCTCGCCGTGCCGCTCCCGGGCCGACGAGAGCGCATCCGACAAGGGCCGCACGATCAGCAGCCAGGAGAGAAGGATCGCGGCGAGCGCCGCCATCACGAGCAGCAGCCTCTGCTCGCGCAAGGTGCGGCTGCGCCACCAGGCTTTGAGGCTCGCATTCATCGCGCGCGCACCGTCATTTCCATCATCGGCCTCCCGCCGGCGCTCTGTGTCTGTCCGGCCTGGGTCGCGAAGCCGGCCGCCTCGATCCGCTGCTGCAGCAAGGCGACGTTCGCCGGCGTGTCGGCGAGCACTGCGACGCGCAGGCTGCCGTCCCGCTCGAAGGTGAATGCGCCGAGCTCGACTCCGGCGGTGGCGCGCACCGCGGCGAACAAGGCCGAGGTGATCGCAGTATAGCCCGCGCCGCTGCCGCGCAGGTCGGCGACACGTTCGGCGAGGCGCCGGGCCGGATCGCTGGCATTCGTACCGGGCGGAAGCACGCTTGCCGCGACCGCCTGCGTCTCGGCTTCGAGCGCATCGGCGGCATGGGTGTAGCGCAGGATGGAGGCGAGCTGGATCGCCAGCGTCACCGCCAGCAGGGCGATGGCGAGCGCCGCGATCCGCCGTACCCAAGGCCATTCGATCTTCCAGCGCCGCCTTTTGGCGAACGCGCCCTGGCGCAGGTCGACCGGCATCGCGGCAAGCGCGGCGGCGAGCCCCTCCTCGAACGCAGCCCGGTCCAGATCCGTCACCGGCGCGTCGCCGACGATCACGCCGGCCAATTCAGGTTCGATGCTAAACGCTTCGGTGGCGCCGCGGTAGAGCGGCGCGTCGCCGCGCGCGAAGCGGGCAAAGCCCTGCTCGGGCGGCACCAGCAGCAGCGGCTTGGGCACGATCGCGTCGGGGTCTAGCCCGTGCGCCTGGAGCTGCTCGATCCAGCGCGTCATGCGCAGCACCGGCGTGAGCGCGACCGCGCGAAGGCCGCCGCCTTCCGCCTCGCCGCCGACCGCGACATGGAGATCGGCCAGCCCTTCCGCGCTGACGTCCGCCGCGGCCATCCGCCCGGCGACGAGCGCCTGCGCGGGGGCGAGGCCGGCGGGCAGCTCGAGCCAGTGCACGGTCACTTCCTCGCCGGGCACCACCGTGACGATGCGCAGCGGGTCGCCGCTCCCCGGGTCCGCGAGCAGCGGCAGCCCGTCAAGCCCGTCGCCGCGCCGCGCGACGCGGTCGCCTTCGACCAGCAGCCAGCCTTCGGCCTCGCCCAGCGGACCTACGAAGACCAGGAGACTATCCACGCCGCTCAATCCACTTCCCCCCATGTGCGGGCGACGATGCGGGCGCCCCCCTGGCGCGCATCGACGAGCGCCGATTCCTGCAGTTCCGCTTCCCGCAACGCAATGCGCAGATCGATGCGGAACCAGCTAGTCTTCACTTGCGGCTGGCCGAGGATGTCGCCGGGAATCTGCACCTCGGCGAGCCCCGGCGTCCGGTAGAATTCGCCCAGGTCGCTCCATCCGGCCACCGGCCGCGAGGCGATCACCTGCCGCGCCGCATCGAGGCTGATCTGGTCGGGCGCAAGCATCGCGATCAGCGGCGCCTGCTCGGGCGTCAGCGTATTGACGTTGATCGGCGAAAGCTCGGCCGCCGGAAGCGCGCACAGAAACGGCCGCACCCGTTCGTAAATCTCCGCGGTCATGCCGCTCAGCGCGCGCAGTTCGCTGACGTCGGCGAACAAGGTGTTGCCGGTGCGGTAGGGCTGCTCGCGCTCGGCATAAGCCGAATCCTCGGCGCCCTGCTGGCTGGGAACGTCGTCGCCGTCGATCCAGTCGCCCGCCGCTTCGGCGACGCGCCGCGCCGACCCTTCCGGGATCTCGAGCGCCCGCATCAGGCCGACGAACTGGGCGATGCCGGACGGACGCGGCGCGAGCGCGGTCGGGATGTCGCCCTCGCCGAGGCTGTTGATATTGAAGCAATTGCCGCCGTCGCGCACAGTGGCGCGGGCGATCCCGCCGCCGGGCAAGGGAATTTGCCGCTCGGCGCCGTTCCAGCCGCCCATGAGCGTCGTCTTCTCCGGGCTGGCGGCGAGGATGTCGTCGACCCGCAAAGTAAGCAGCGATTCGATCCCGGTCGCGAAAGCACGCGCCTGTTCGAGCGCCGCGGAATTGGCGGCGAGCGCGGTCGACAGGCGTAATTTCTCGAAGGCGGCAGCCGCGAGCGCGCCCATCACCGCGACCAGCAACAGCACCGTCAGCAGGGCAGCGCCCTGCTCGCCGGGAGGCACCTGGCGCTTCACGAGGGCGCGCCCACGGCGAAAAGCTGGCGGACCGTGCCTTCGTTCTCGCTGTCGACGACCAGTTCGACCGCGCTGGGCAGATCGGTGATCCGGGTCGGGTCCCAGCGGTCGCGCCAGGCGCCTTCCGCGTCGCGATAGCGCAGGCCCATCCGCCGCACGCCGGTCAGCAAAGTCACGCTCTCCAGCGGCTGCGCGCCGTCGACATGGAAATAGCCGCGCCGCTCGAGCCGGTCGCCGAGCAGCCGATATTCGACCTTCTGCAGCGAGGGCCGCGGCGCGCCGTCGAAATTCTCCCAGCCACGCCGGACCAGCATCAGCGAATCAGCCGCCCCGTCGAAGGCGGGGCGGACCGCACCCGCCTCGTCGCGGCTGATCCGCGGCGTCGCCTGGGCCAGATCGGCGCCGATCAGCGCGTTCGCTCGCCGCAGCGCCGACAGCGCGTCGAGCCGGGTGTCGGCCGCGTCCTGCGCGCGCACGCTGAACGAGAGCAAGGCGACGCCGGCCGCCGACAGCAGCCCGAAGATGAACAGGGCGACGAGCAACTCGACCAATGTGAAACCGGCTTCCTGCGGGCGAGTCATTGTTCGGCCCGCCGGAACAGAGTGAGCGTCGCGCCGCCGGCCGCGCCTTCGACCGAGACGGTGATCATCTGGATGCGCGGTTCGGGCGACAGCGCGGTCACCCGCTTCCACGCCCAGCGGCGGCCGCCGTTCACCGTCTCGCCGCGTTCCTCGCCCAGGGCCGGCGCGCGCGGGTCGGTCATCGTCTCGACGGCGATGTTGCGCGCGACGATCTGGGCGATCGCCTGCTCGTCGAGCCGCGTTGTGTTGGCGAGCGTCGCGCCTTCGAGCCGCAGCAAGGCGAGCGCGGCGAGGCTGAAGATCGCGAGCGCGACCAGCATCTCGACGAGCGTGAAGCCCTGTTCGCTGGGGTCAGCCGCCGACACGGACATTCCCGTCGGCGCCGATCTCGACCGCCACCTGTTCGCCAGCGCGCTGCAGCACGATCCGCGCCGGCACGGCGATGCCGGTCGGGTCGAGCGTGATCCGCACGATCCCCTCGCCGCCGACGCCGGCCGTCACGCCTTCGCTCCACGCCTGGTCGACGAACGGCTTGCGGTCGAGCGGACGCCATGCGCCGGCCTCGCGCACGTCGAAGCCGTAGCCGGCGGCGCCGACCCGGACCGCCATCGCGCGGGCGTCGGTGATCGCTTTCTCCTGGGCCGCGGCGGTGCGGGCGGCGAAGCGCTCGGCCTCGGCCACCAGCGCGCCGCGCGGGTCGGGCATCGCCACGATCACCGCGGCCGACATCAGGCCGAGCAGCACCAGCACGACCAGCAGCTCGATGAGCGTGAAGCCCTGCTCGCCGCGATCGCACCGGGGCCGGATGTCAGCTCTTCCAGTTGCCGATGTCCGCATCGTCGCCTTCGCCGCCCTCGCGCCCGTCCGCGCCATAGCTGTAGATGTCGAAGGCGCGCCCCTCGCCCCCGGGAGCGGCATAATGATAGGGATTGCCCCAGGGATCGTCGGGCAGTCGCTTGACGAAGCCTTCGCTGACCAACGCCTGCAGCCCCTGCCCGCCCGCCGGATAATCGAGCTTGTTCAGCCGGTACATTTCGGCGGCCTGCTCGAGCAGAGCGATATCGGCCTCGGCCTTCTTGACCCGCGCGGTATCCTGCGCCGGCATGACGTTGATCACGACCACGGTCGCGAGCAGCCCCATGATGACGATCACGACCATCAGTTCGACCAGGGTGAAGCCCTGTTCGGCGCGCCGGCGGCGCAGCCTCCGCCAGGCCTTCAGACGCGTCACGACTTTCTGCATTCTAACCCCCTGCCAGCGTATCGAGCTGGAGAATCGGGAGCAGGATCGACAGCACGATCAGCGCCACGACCACTCCCATGACAATGATGATCGCCGGCTCGAGCAGGGCCAGCGCCGTTGCGGTGAAGCCGTCGAATTCGCGTTCCAGATAATCGGCGGCGCGCTCGAGCATCGTGTCGAGCTTGCCGCTCGCCTCGCCGCTCGCCGCCAGATAGACGAGCAAGGGCGGGAACACGCCGGTTCGCTTCAGCGCCGCCGACAGGCTGCCGCCGGTGCGCACCGCCTCGGTGATGTCGGTCGAGGCCTTGCGCAGCACGCGGTTATGGACCGTTTCGGTGGTGAGCTTCAGCCCCTCCAGCAGCGGCAGCCGGCTCGCGACCATCGTCGACAGGGTCCGCGCCATGCGCGCCGCATTGAGGTCGCGGATCAGCCGGCCGATCAGCGGCAGTCGCAGCAGCCCGGCATCGAACCGCAGCCGCAGCGCCTCGTCGCGCAAGGCGCGCGCGCTGAGCAGGGCGATGCCGACAAGGGCGGCGAGCAGCAGCCACCACCAGGCGGCGAGAAATTCCGAAAGCGCAATCACGATCCGCGTCAGCAGCGGCAATTGCTGGCCGACGCCGTCAAATTGTTCGACCACTTTGGGCACAACGAACACCATCAGCGCCATCACGACGAAGCTGGCGACGAACGCGAGCACGACCGGGTAGGCGAGCGCGCTCAGCACCTTGCCCCGGACCAGCGCCTGCCGCTCGAGCAGGTCCGACAGCCGCTCCAGGATGTGCGCCAGCGTGCCCGAGGCTTCGCCGGCCGAGATCATGGCGCGGTAGAGCGGCGGGAAGCTCGCCGGCTCGCGGGCCATCGCCTGCGACAGCCGCCGCCCCTCCAGCACCGCGGCGTGGACGGCGATCAGGATGCGGCGGACATGCTCCTGCTCCGCCTGCCGCCCGATCGTGCGCAACGCCTCCTCGAGCGGGCTGACCTGAACCAGGGTGGCGAGCTGGCGCGTGAACAGGGTCAATTGCTTGGCGGAAAGCTTGCGCCGCCGGCCTAGGCCCAGCCCGGCCGAAAGCAGCGGCCGCTCGCTCCTGGCGGTGCCGGGCGCCAGGCGGACGACGAACAGGCTGCGCGCCGACAGAAGGTCGCGCGCCTCGTCGATGCCCGGCGCGCTCACGCTGCCGCGGCGCTCGCGCCCGGCCGTGTCGACTGCCAGATAGTCGAAGCTAGACATTTTCGGCCTCGCGCCGCGAGATCCGGATCGCTTCCTCGGCGGTGGTCACGCCCTGCTCCACCAAGGCCCGCGCCGCCGACCCCAGATTCTGCGCGTTGCGGAAGGCATGGCTGGAGATCACGGCCTCGTCGGCTCCGGAGTTGATCAGGCGGCGGATCGTGTCGTCGATGCGGACGGCCTCGAACACGCCGATGCGGCCCTTATACCCGCTATTTCCGCACTCGGCGCAACCCCGGGCTTCGTGAATTACGGTACCGCTGTCGAAGCCGAGCAGAGCGCAAACCGAGCCGGAGGCCGCCACCGGCACCTGGCAGCTTGGGCAGAGTCTTCTGACCAGTCTTTGGGCGATGACGGCTCTGAGGGAGGAAGCGAGGAGGAAGGGTTCGATTTTCATGTCGCGCAGGCGGGTGATGGCGCCGATCGCGTCGTTGGTGTGGACGGTGGAGAGGACGAGGTGGCCGGTCAAGGAGGCCTGGACGGCGATGTCGGCGGTCTCGCGGTCGCGGATCTCGCCGACCATGACGACGTCGGGGTCCTGGCGCAGGATCGCGCGCAGCCCGCTGGCGAAGGTGAAGCCGACCTTGGCGTTGACCTGGGTCTGGCCGACGCCGTCGACCGCATATTCGACCGGGTCCTCGACGGTGAGGATGTTGCGCGCGCCGTCGTTCAGTTGCTTGAGGCCCGCATAGAGCGTGGTGGTCTTGCCCGATCCGGTCGGGCCGGTGACGAGCACGATGCCGTTGGGCTCGGCGAGAGCGGCGCGGTAGAGCTGGTCGATCGCCGGCGGCATGCCGAGCAGTTCGAGCGATATGCCGGCCTTGTCCTTGTCGAGGATGCGCAGCACGACCCGCTCGCCGGCCCGGCTCGGCAGCGTCGAGACGCGCACGTCGAGAAGCTTGCCGCCGAGGCTGAGGCCGATGCGGCCGTCCTGGGGCACGCGCCGCTCGGCGATGTCGAGGCGCGCCATCACCTTGATGCGGCTGACGATCACCGGCGCGACATGGGGCGGCATGCGCAAAGTCTCGCGCAGCACGCCGTCGATCCGCATCCGCACGACGAGCCCGGTCTCATAGGGCTCGACATGGATGTCGGAGACGCCCTGGCGGGCGGCGTCGGCGATGATGCCGTTGATGAGGCGGATGGCGGGCGCGTCGTCGGCGCTGTCGAGCAAATCGTCGGCACTGGGAAGGTCGCCGGCGATGAGGCCGAGCTCGTCGCCAAGGCCGAGCGATCCCGCCGCATGCGCCGCCGCTTCGCCGTCCATCGCATAGCGCTCGGAGAGGATGCGGTCGAACGCCTCTTCCGCCACGAACGCGAGGTCGAACGACCGCGCCAGATAGCGCCGCACCTCGATCAAGGCGCGCGGATCGCCGCCTTGGCGCAGCGCCACCTGGAGCCGCCCGTCCTGCTCGCCGGTCAGAGCGACGCCGAAGCGCTTGGCAAAGCCGTAGGGAATGTTGATCGGCAGCGGGGTCGATGGGCCCGCAATTTCCTCGCTCATCGCGCGCCCTCTGCGGCCGGCGTTACGGCCGGCGCGTAGAGCGCGGGATCGAGCGGCGCCGGCACGGCCGGCGGCTGCCCGGGCGGGGTGACGCCCATATATTCGCGCAAAAGCTCGTCGAGGCTCGGCTCGGCATCCGGGTTCTGCAGATATTGGCGGCCGCGTATGTAGCCGTAGCGGCGGTCGGTCATCGCCCGCGCGTCGGCCGCCGAGCGCAGGATGGTCGGCCGGATGAACACCATCAGGTTCGTCTTGGCGCGCGCCTTGCCCTTGGATTTGAACAAATTGCCGAGCACCGGCAGGTCGCCGAGGAACGGGATCTTCTCGATCGTGCGCCGCTCATTGTCGTCGAGCAGCCCGCCAATGCCGACGATCTCGCCATCATCGACCGTGATCGTCGTCTCGATCTCGCGCTTGTTGAGGATCAGATCGGAAAAATCGCGCGACACCGGCCCGGCGATCGAGCTCACCTCTTGCCTCAGGTCGAGCTTGATCGTGCCGCCGGCATTGATCTGCGGTTTGACCTCCAGCGAGATGCCGACATTCTGGCGCTGGACGGTGCGGAAGGCGTTGTCGAAATTGTCCGACAAGGCCTCGCCGGTCGTGATCGGGATCTCCTGGCCGACCAGGATCCGCGCCTCCTGATTGTCGAGCGTCATGATCGAGGGCGTCGAGAGGATGTTCGACTGGTTGTCGGACTGGACCGCGTTGATGATCGCCCCGAATATCTCGCGGCCGCTGCGCAAGGCGAAGCCGCCGAGGCCGCCGGTCGCGCCGAGCAGCTCGGCCGCCGCCGCCTGCTGCAGCGTGTCGGCGAGCCCGCTATTCTGGGTGGTGGTGACGACCTGGCCGTTGACCGTGGTCGTCGTCCGCCGCAGCCGCTCGGCCGCCACCGCGCCCGCGATCGGCAGGATGTTGGGCGAGGCGTTGGAATAATTGGTGACCGCGAACGGGATGTTGCTCCCCTCCAGCCCCGCCATCAGCAATTGCACGCCAAGCTGCTTGGCGGCCGTGTCGGAAATCTCGACGATGATCGCCTCGACCAGCACCTGCGCGCGGCGCGTGTCCAGCTGGCGGATGACCGCGCCCAATTGCCGCTGGACGTCGGCCGGGGCGGCGATGACGATCGCATTGGCGCCCTCGAACCGCGTCACCACCGTAGTCTTGTTGCCGAACACGCTCGCCCCGCTCGCCGCGGCGGCAGCCGCCGCGGGCGGAGGCGGCGGCGGCGACGTGCCGCCGCTGCGGGAATTGTTGGCATTGCCGCTGGTCCGCGCCAGCCCCTGCGAGCGCGCCGGGGTCGGCGCCTGGCCGAGCAATTGCTGGATCACCGGCAGCAATTGCTCGGCGTCGGCATGTTCGAGGAACACCACGCGCAATTCGGTGCCGCTGGCCGCGCGCGCGTCGAGGTCGCGCGCCATCTCGACGAGCCGCGCCACGGTGGCCGCATCGCCCCTGAGCGCGATCGCATTGGCGCTGTCGACCGCCACCACCGACACCTTGGCATCGGGCCCGACCAGCGCGCCCAGCGCCTCGGCGATCTCGCGCGCGCCGGCATTGTCCAGCGCCAGCGTTCGCGTTGACGCAGTGTCGCGGTCGATCCCGGCCAATATGCCGCGGATGCGCGCGATATTGTCGGCAAAGTCGGCCACCACCAGCGAATTGCGGTTGGCGGTCACCGAGCCGTCCTTGCTGACCAGAGGCCGCACCGTCTCGGCCGCCGAAGCGGCATCGATATGGCGCAGCCGGAAAATCTCGGTGACGAAGCTGCTCGGGCTCGCCGCCCGCCGCCCGGCCGAGCCCGACGAGGCAGCGCCGGCCGCCGGCTGGACGCGAAGCCCGCCGCCCGCAATCGGCACCGCCACCAGCCCGTTGGCGCGCAGGGTCGACAGGAACAACTCGAAATATTCCGAGCGCGACAAGGGCCGCTGCGTCACCACCGACACCTTGCCCTGCACCCCGCCGTCGATCACGATCGCCCGACCCGTCACCCGCGCCGCATCCTCGATGAACGCCCGAATGTCCGCATCGCGCAGGTTCAAAACATATTGCGACCACGCCGGCGAAACCGGCGCCGCAACCAGCGCCAACGCCACAAACCAACCACGAAACTTCATTGCGGGGCACCATCCTTGGCAGCGGCCGGGGCCGTAACGGGCGCCGCAGGCGCGGACGCGGGCACGCCGACGACCACGGGCGCGGACGAAGATTGATCGAGGAACAGGCGCTCGGGCGTGCCGCCGCGCGAAACGACGACATGATCGAAGCCGACCGCGGTCAAAGTCGCGCCGGGAGCGATCTCGTCGCCGATCGCGAAGCTGCGCTGAGCGCCGTCCGGCGTGGCGATGATCGCCGAGCCGCCGCCCGACGCGCGATTCTCGCTGACGCCGTGGAGCTTGAGATCGAGCGCGGTGACCGCGACCGGGCCGGCTTCGGCGAGGCGGAAGAACGGATCGAACCCGGTCGTCGCACCCGCGACGGCCGGTGCGGGCTTGGCAACGCCTTCCGCCTGCCAAGCGCCGACCGGCCCGACTGGCGCCAGCGCCGTCCATACCAGGCGGGCGCATTGCAGCGCGATCAGCGCCAGGAGCAGCAGCTCGAGCGCGGAATAGGCCGTCTGGTGGGGGACCCGACGCAACAGGCGGCGGGCGACCGGATTGAGAGCGATACGCATGAAGTCTCCTGGACGGCCTGCGATTAGGCCGCGTGGATGACGGTTCGATGCTAATCTTGTGACAGGTCCGTGACAGCCCGTCCGTGCCGCCGATCGGCCCGTACCGATCCGCGCCAAACGAAAAAGCCGCGCACCCCGGATCCGGGACGCGCGGCCGCGATATGCACGGGAAATCCGGGCGGCGCACTGGGGGGCGCCGCCCGGACCTTACCCGCTAGAACCTCAAGCCGAGGCCGAGCGAGAAGCTGGTGCCGAGATCATATTCGTTGTTGGTGATCCGGATTTCGTCCTGCTGATATTCCGAGAATTTCGTGCCGAGCAGGTTGCGCGCCTCGAACTTCAGCTCGAGTTCCGCGCCGAACAGCTCGATCCCCTCGCGGGCGACGAAGTCGAGCCGCAGGCCCGGCTTCTCGACGATGTCGGCCTGACGGATCGAACCGAGCACCGGGCCGCGATTGGTGACGCGGTTGCTGGCATAGGTGACCAGTAAGGTCTGCTGCGACAGGCGGTCGGTATTCTCGAGGCCGAACTGGAGGTTGGCGATATGCTTGGACTGGCCGGTCAGCGGATCGCCGTCGCCGAACACTTCCGACGCCGGGCGGAAGCCGCGATTGTCGTTGAGCAGCGTCTGGTCGCCGTCCTTCACCTTCAGCTTGGAGTCGCTGTAGGTATAGTTGGCGATCGCCACCGCCCGCCGCGCCGCGAAGAAGTCCCCGCCGAGGCCCTCGAGCGGGAAATATTTCTGAAGCTCGACCTCGACGCCGTAGAGATCGGCCTTGGGCGCGTTGGCGAAGGTCGTCTGAAGCGTGCCGCCGCCGGCGAAGGCCGCGACCGCCTCGATCGGATTGTCGATCCGCTTGAAGAAGCCGGCGACGCTGAAGCGCTGGTCGCGGCCGAAATACCATTCGTAGCGGGCTTCGGCGTTGAGCAATTCGCTGTCGATCAGGAACGGATTGCCGACGAACTGGCGGTCCGAATCGATGTCGAGATAGATTTGCGGCGCCAGCTCGCGGAACTGCGGCCGGGCCAGCGTCTTCGACGCGTTGAAGCGCAGCTGCATGTCCTCGGCGAAGTTCCAGGTCACGGTCGCCGCGGGCAGGAAGTAGCTCTTATGCAGCGGCCGCGTCTGGACGAGACCGCCCTGGTTGAACAGGTCGATCTGGGTAACGCCCTGGACGCCGTCCTCGTAGCGCACGCCGCCGCTGAAGCGGACGCCGTCGACCGGCTCGGCGGTGAGCTGGAGGTAGGTGCCGAACACCTCGAGATCCGCTTCATAGGCGGCGGCCCCGGCGAGCGCCGAGGTCTCCACCATCAGGATGTCGTAGGTGTAGATATTGTAGTCGGACAGCAGGTAATCGGGGCGCTGCTGCGAGACCGCGAGGTTCAGCGTGTTGGCCGGGCGGAACGCGAAGTCGCGCCGCGACGAGGTGCGCTTGGTGTTGAGGTAGGCGAGGCCGAAGCCGAGGCTGGCGTCGAACGGCGTCGGCAGATCGTAGCTGAAATCGGCGCCGAGATTGTAGACGTCCTCGTTGAGGTCACTGAACGAGATGCTCGCCGACTGGCCGGTCGCGGTCAGGTTGTTGACGTAGTCGTTGGCGTCGGTGCTGTAGGCGTAGCTGAACTCGCGCTCGTACGGGGACTCCCGCTGCGAGTTCGCATAGCCCGCGCGGATGTCCATCTTGACGAGGTCGAAGTCGAACTCGCCGACGAACTGGGTGTTGATCAGCTGGCGCTCGAACCAGGCGCTGCCCTGGCGGATGAGCTGCGGCGGCAGCGCCGGATCGGGGTCGCCGACCGACAGGCTGTAGCCCGAGGAAAGCCGCGCCTGCTTCAGCGTGTCGCGGATATAGAGGTTGGTCCAGCGCAGCTTGTGCTCGCCGATCTCGGCGCCGAGGCCGATCAGGCCGTTGACGACGATGCGGTTGTCCGAGCGCACCGAGCGGAAGTCGGTGGCGACCGTGTTGAGGCCGCCGGTCTGCTGGATCGCGTCGCGGGTGCGCCAGCTGTTGTTATAGCCGAAGCTGGCGATCAGGCCGACGCGGCTGTCGCCGATGTCCCACGATTTGCCGCCGCTGATATCGCCGGAGAAATTGGCCGGGATGTTCTTGTTGCGCTGAATGAGCGAGGTCGAGGCGTTGGCAAGGCCCGCCGCCATGTCCTGGATGTCGCGGCGGCTGAAGGTGGCGCCTTCGTTGATCAAGGTACCGCTGTTCATCGCCTGCTTGAGCAACGGCGGAATGTCGCGCGAACCGTCGTCGAAGCCGGTCCAGTCGGTGTCGCTGCCATAATAAGTGTAGCCGAGCTGGCCGGTGGTCTCGGTGTCGCCGCTGATGCTGCCGCCGATCGAGAGGAACGAATCCTCGGGGATCGCCGAGGTGGTGAGATTGATGACGCCGCCGCCGAACTCGCCGGGATAATTGACCGAATAGCTCTTCTGCACGACCGCGCTGGCGAGCACGCTGGTCGGGAAGATGTCGAGCGGGACGACGCGGCGCAGCGGCTCGGGCGACGGCAGAGCGAGGCCGTTGAGCAAAGCCAGCGAATAGCGGTCGCCGAGGCCGCGGACATAGACGTAGCCGTTGCCGACGACGCTGAGGCCGGTGACGCGCTGCAGCGCGCCGGCAATGTCGCCGTCGCCGGTGCGGGCGATATCCTCGGTCGACAGGACCGAGATGACCTGGGGCGTGGCGCGGACCGGCTGGGGGATGTAGCGGCCGGTGACGACGATGTCCTCGCCGCCGTCCATGCCGGGCGCGGAGATGTCGACCGACTCGTCCACCGGCTCCTGCGCCTGGGCGAGCGCGTCGCCGGTATCGGGC
This portion of the Sphingomonas sp. LY54 genome encodes:
- the phoB gene encoding phosphate regulon transcriptional regulator PhoB, with the translated sequence MSKTRLLLVEDDPAIVELLAYRFESEDFHVQHTGNGEEALSLAAATTPDVILLDWMLEELSGIEVCRRLRAVQETRNVPIIMLTARGEESDRVRGLETGADDYVTKPFSPRELVARVRAVMRRARPALVGEMLHFADVEMDVTSHKVKRRGTTVSLGPTEFRLLRYFMENPRRVFSRQRLLSAVWGHDPDIDSRTVDVHIRRLRRALNADGRPDLLRTVRSAGYALDQFD
- the gspM gene encoding type II secretion system protein GspM, with product MNASLKAWWRSRTLREQRLLLVMAALAAILLSWLLIVRPLSDALSSARERHGEAVVALAQARAQAKLVTQLQGEVAPRASGPVDALLMRTANETGFKVARVDSAGSARATIAIEAARPQAFFQWVDRMENQEGLLVERLKATANSDQTLAIEATFRARAL
- the gspK gene encoding type II secretion system minor pseudopilin GspK; translated protein: MKRQVPPGEQGAALLTVLLLVAVMGALAAAAFEKLRLSTALAANSAALEQARAFATGIESLLTLRVDDILAASPEKTTLMGGWNGAERQIPLPGGGIARATVRDGGNCFNINSLGEGDIPTALAPRPSGIAQFVGLMRALEIPEGSARRVAEAAGDWIDGDDVPSQQGAEDSAYAEREQPYRTGNTLFADVSELRALSGMTAEIYERVRPFLCALPAAELSPINVNTLTPEQAPLIAMLAPDQISLDAARQVIASRPVAGWSDLGEFYRTPGLAEVQIPGDILGQPQVKTSWFRIDLRIALREAELQESALVDARQGGARIVARTWGEVD
- the gspI gene encoding type II secretion system minor pseudopilin GspI — encoded protein: MSAADPSEQGFTLVEMLVALAIFSLAALALLRLEGATLANTTRLDEQAIAQIVARNIAVETMTDPRAPALGEERGETVNGGRRWAWKRVTALSPEPRIQMITVSVEGAAGGATLTLFRRAEQ
- the gspN gene encoding type II secretion system protein N, translated to MRIRLPLGRTLFLVSAFLFAIVALLPLRLALDWLALDERGFAAREAKGSLWLGALSEAQFGSVALGDLRASLRTLPLFVGRARVDLVRDDDTEPFQASVTLSRNRFLIDDMTGPLAIGGALAPLPIGKLAFEDVSAHFTDGMCSSAEGRVKADVAGEAGGLPLPSALSGNARCDQGALLLPLASQSGMESLNLRLFDDGRYEVALAIRPADDGMRDALLAAGFRLTATGYVLEAAGAL
- the gspJ gene encoding type II secretion system minor pseudopilin GspJ codes for the protein MTRPQEAGFTLVELLVALFIFGLLSAAGVALLSFSVRAQDAADTRLDALSALRRANALIGADLAQATPRISRDEAGAVRPAFDGAADSLMLVRRGWENFDGAPRPSLQKVEYRLLGDRLERRGYFHVDGAQPLESVTLLTGVRRMGLRYRDAEGAWRDRWDPTRITDLPSAVELVVDSENEGTVRQLFAVGAPS
- the gspL gene encoding type II secretion system protein GspL — encoded protein: MDSLLVFVGPLGEAEGWLLVEGDRVARRGDGLDGLPLLADPGSGDPLRIVTVVPGEEVTVHWLELPAGLAPAQALVAGRMAAADVSAEGLADLHVAVGGEAEGGGLRAVALTPVLRMTRWIEQLQAHGLDPDAIVPKPLLLVPPEQGFARFARGDAPLYRGATEAFSIEPELAGVIVGDAPVTDLDRAAFEEGLAAALAAMPVDLRQGAFAKRRRWKIEWPWVRRIAALAIALLAVTLAIQLASILRYTHAADALEAETQAVAASVLPPGTNASDPARRLAERVADLRGSGAGYTAITSALFAAVRATAGVELGAFTFERDGSLRVAVLADTPANVALLQQRIEAAGFATQAGQTQSAGGRPMMEMTVRAR